The uncultured Desulfuromonas sp. genome has a segment encoding these proteins:
- a CDS encoding IS110 family transposase, with protein sequence MKISTVGLDLAKNVFHVVGFDHAGKQVMKRMLRRHQVAEFFVKLPICTIAMEACAGCHYWARKLMEMGHEVKVIPPQYVKPYLRGNKNDYNDACAIAEAATRPTMPNVAVKTVQQQEMQALHRLRSRMVKERTALGNSLRGLLAEFGLIIPQGVSALRRGIPAILEDADNGLSDSFRSVVARSYEHFVALDDQIDFYTQQLSQLSRSDEACVRLQTVPGFGPIVASAFRSAVGDGRDYKRGRDVSASLGLVPRQHSSGGKQNLLGISKRGDRYLRSLLVHGARAVVAYAAGKDDPLSRWINRIRLERGANKAAVALANKMARIGWAILKNGSRYQSSQAAS encoded by the coding sequence ATGAAGATTAGTACAGTCGGGCTGGACTTGGCAAAGAATGTTTTCCATGTTGTCGGCTTTGATCACGCTGGCAAGCAGGTCATGAAACGGATGTTGCGCCGTCATCAAGTCGCTGAGTTTTTTGTTAAGCTGCCAATCTGTACTATCGCCATGGAAGCTTGTGCCGGTTGTCACTACTGGGCGCGTAAGCTGATGGAGATGGGACACGAGGTTAAAGTGATCCCACCTCAGTATGTCAAACCCTACTTGCGGGGCAACAAGAATGACTATAACGATGCCTGTGCCATTGCCGAAGCGGCGACTCGGCCGACCATGCCTAACGTTGCGGTGAAGACAGTGCAACAACAGGAGATGCAGGCGCTGCATAGGTTGCGCTCCAGAATGGTCAAGGAACGTACAGCATTGGGCAACAGTCTTCGCGGGCTCTTGGCTGAGTTCGGATTGATCATACCTCAAGGGGTCAGTGCGCTTCGCCGTGGTATTCCTGCCATACTGGAAGACGCTGACAACGGTTTGAGTGATTCGTTTCGGTCGGTCGTGGCGCGCAGCTATGAGCACTTTGTCGCTTTGGATGATCAGATCGATTTTTACACCCAGCAGCTCAGTCAACTCAGTCGAAGCGATGAAGCCTGTGTCCGGCTGCAAACGGTTCCAGGATTTGGTCCCATTGTCGCCAGTGCCTTTCGTAGCGCAGTCGGAGACGGCCGAGACTACAAACGAGGCCGAGATGTCTCCGCATCGTTGGGTCTGGTGCCACGGCAACATAGCAGCGGCGGCAAACAGAATTTACTCGGCATCAGCAAGCGCGGAGATCGCTACTTACGCAGTTTGCTTGTGCATGGCGCCCGAGCCGTTGTGGCCTATGCCGCAGGAAAGGATGATCCGTTAAGTCGCTGGATCAATCGAATACGCTTAGAACGCGGTGCCAACAAGGCCGCAGTGGCTTTGGCCAATAAGATGGCCCGCATCGGGTGGGCGATCCTGAAAAATGGCAGTC